A genomic segment from Colletotrichum higginsianum IMI 349063 chromosome 5, whole genome shotgun sequence encodes:
- a CDS encoding Duf1479 domain-containing protein has protein sequence MEPPVVSFYGAEPIPLPSRFAGVKKRLIAGHEAAVEASWRRLLDAMRVEMADIQARGSELIPSIAFADINDPVRVEAFAHRLRRYGVAVIRGVVSPEDARSWVGETHDYLERNREFKPPALHDPTCIDLFWTPVQVRARAHPNMLRAQKFAMSFWESTDDLHITRAPVSYADRLRIHNDKLGAVGGQQNGNSAADSIGAAASATVIAQIDSGSLERWEPDGYGRGGTYEAVFRGDWESYDPWDPAGRVGATTDLYNGAGACSVFRMFQGILALTKVEQGMVRVLPSPKLVAAYFLLRPFFSPRRGPPEQPDGGKADQWAAYLDASNWALDPEPNTIIHGAVPGHAQRLTERWHPHLHLRRSLVSLPSMQAGDYVIWHCDQAYSIITGGTRLGVPPSLQNESTELSLLTYTPVCPLTQTNALFLARQRKAFQTGQPGPDFDTLGGLGSEASHQDRPSAKEVEEYGGVDGLRAMGLAPYDVEPAGVLSAKHSHHHHNHHRYDADDAMDVDVDADDEEGIRNKTKTEAETELLRLANIILFPSRYDFYIPTSGTRSSGDRTPRATAATATATATATAKTGSAGTTPKTTVNGNKS, from the coding sequence ATGGAGCCCCCCGTCGTCTCCTTCTACGGCGCCGAGCCGATCCCGCTGCCGTCGCGcttcgccggcgtcaagAAGCGGCTCATCGCCGGCCACGAggcggcggtcgaggcgTCGTGGCGTCGTCTGCTCGACGCCATGCGCGTCGAGATGGCCGACATCCAGGCGCGCGGCTCCGAGCTCATCCCGTccatcgccttcgccgacatcaacgaccccgtccgcgtcgaggcctttgcgcaccggctccggcgctacggcgtcgccgtcatccgcggcgtcgtctcGCCCGAGGACGCCCGGAGCTGGGTCGGCGAGACGCACGACTACCTCGAGCGCAACCGCGAGTTCaagccgccggcgctgcACGACCCGACCTGCATCGACCTCTTCTGGACGCCGGTCCAGGTGCGCGCCCGCGCCCACCCCAACATGCTGCGCGCCCAGAAGTTCGCCATGTCCTTCTGGGAGTCGACCGACGACCTGCACATCACCCGCGCCCCCGTCAGCTACGCCGACCGCCTGCGCATCCACAACGAcaagctcggcgccgtcggcggccagcagaacggcaactcggccgccgactccatcggcgccgccgcctccgccaccgtCATCGCCCAGATCGACAGCGGGAGCCTCGAGCGCTGGGAGCCCGACGGCtacggccgcggcggcaccTACGAGGCCGTCTTCCGCGGCGACTGGGAGTCCTACGACCCCTGGGACCCGgccggccgcgtcggcgCCACCACCGACCTCTacaacggcgccggcgcctgCAGCGTCTTCCGCATGTTCCAgggcatcctcgccctcacAAAGGTCGAGCAGGGCATGGTGCGCGTGCTGCCCTCGCCcaagctcgtcgccgcctaCTTCCTCCTGcggcccttcttctccccgAGGCGCGGTCCCCCCGAGCAGccggacggcggcaaggccgacCAGTGGGCCGCCTACCTCGACGCCTCCAACTGGGCCCTCGACCCGGAGCCCAACACCATCATCCACGGCGCCGTCCCCGGGCACGCCCAGCGCCTCACCGAGCGCTGGCACCCGCACCTGCACCTCCGCCGGAGCCTCGTCTCCCTGCCCAGCATGCAGGCCGGCGACTACGTCATCTGGCACTGCGACCAGGCCTACtccatcatcaccggcggCACCCGCCTCGGCGTGCCCCCCTCGCTGCAGAACGAGTCGACCGAGCTCTCCCTGCTGACCTACACCCCCGTGTGCCCCCTGACCCAGACCaacgccctcttcctcgcccgccaGCGCAAGGCCTTCCAGACCGGCCAGCCGGGGCCCGACTTTgacaccctcggcggcctgggcaGCGAGGCCTCGCACCAGGACCGGCCCAGCgccaaggaggtcgaggagtacggcggcgtcgacggcctgcgcGCCATGGGCCTGGCCCCCTACGACGTCGAGCCGGCGGGGGTGTTGTCGGCCAAGCAcagccatcatcaccacaaTCACCACCGTTACGACGCGGACGACGCCAtggatgtcgacgtcgacgccgacgacgaagagggcaTCAGGAACAAGACcaagaccgaggccgagacggagctgctgcggctcgccaacatcatcctGTTCCCGAGCCGCTACGACTTTTATATCCCGACGAGCGGCACGAGGAGCAGCGGCGACCGTACTCcgcgcgcgacggcggcgacggcgacggcgacagcgacagcgacggcAAAGACGGGGTCTGCGGGCACGACGCCCAAGACGACCGTGAACGGTAACAAGAGCTGA
- a CDS encoding Kelch repeat-containing protein → MAFKKLVSVSVLSSLLTLSSSHPYQPHPRWENLTDIPIVARQEHTGVMLPPDNLVIFGGIIPNASAVPIPFTTVNMVQSYSIGSKSWRTLAPLPRAMNHVNVAVVDGKVYAFGGLDDGGPEQMVLNAVGDSWVYDPAGDAWTPLPPVPDVPRGMAALGVHDGRIFLAGGFTALGMRGQGPHASVSDVSVFDTKTGKWLPDLIPANARHLPAPRDHAGYVVVDGKLYVVGGFDNGTPGRSNTVFILDLTDLGKGWKTSAAQMPTARGGFAWGLLGSKLYTFGGEGNPEVQSGTFNETEVYDLATDSWAKLEPMPVPRHSVPGFAFDGKVYIPGGGLLGGAAPTSHFDVYYP, encoded by the coding sequence ATGGCATTCAAGAAACTCGTTTCCGTTTCcgtcctctcctctctcctgaccctctcctcctcccatcCTTATCAGCCGCATCCCCGGTGGGAAAATCTCACCGACATTCCCATCGTCGCTCGCCAGGAGCACACGGGCGTCATGCTCCCGCCCGACAACCTCGTCATCTTCGGGGGCATCATCCCCAACGCCAGCGCGGTGCCGATCCCGTTCACCACGGTCAACATGGTGCAGTCCTACTCCATCGGCTCCAAATCGTGGCGCACCCTCGCCCCGCTCCCGCGGGCCATGAACCACgtcaacgtcgccgtcgtcgacggtaAGGTCTATGCCtttggcggcctcgacgacggcgggccAGAGCAGATGgtcctcaacgccgtcgGTGACTCGTGGGTCTACGACCCAGCCGGGGACGCCTggacgccgttgccgcccgTGCCGGATGTGCCGAGAGGCATGGCCGCCCTGGGCGTCCACGACGGCAGGATCTTCCTCGCTGGCGGGTTCACGGCCCTGGGAATGCGGGGCCAGGGGCCGCATGCCTCCGTCTCGGACGTTTCCGTCTTCGATACCAAGACGGGCAAGTGGCTGCCGGACCTGATCCCCGCCAACGCCAGACACCTCCCGGCCCCGCGCGACCATGCCGGCTACGTAGTCGTGGACGGTAAGCTgtacgtcgtcggcggcttcgacaATGGTACGCCGGGCCGGTCGAACACGgtcttcatcctcgaccTGACGGACCTCGGCAAGGGGTGGAAGACGAGCGCGGCGCagatgccgacggcgcggggCGGCTTCGCTTGGGGGCTCTTGGGCAGCAAGTTGTACACCTTTGGCGGAGAGGGAAACCCAGAGGTCCAGAGCGGTACATTCAACGAAACCGAGGTGTATGACCTTGCGACGGACAGCTGGGCGAAGCTGGAGCCGATGCCGGTTCCGAGACATAGTGTCCCCGGGTTCGCTTTTGATGGCAAGGTGTACATTCCGGGAGGCGGGCTACTTGGGGGGGCGGCTCCGACAAGCCACTTTGACGTCTACTATCCTTAA
- a CDS encoding Major facilitator superfamily transporter, which translates to MSVNHTPACPRSPTEPDEPYSIFDICQKRIIIFIVSAAATFSGFASNIYFPALPTIADDLNVSVELVNLTVTTYLVFQALAPSLWGPVSDVKGRRVAYCCTFAVFLGACIGLAEARNYATLITLRCLQSAGSASTIAIGSGVIGDITTREERGGYMGVFQAGLLVPVAVGPVIGGALAGTLGWRSIFWFLAIYCGVFLVFLVFLLPETLRSTVANGARVPPSWFAKHPLFLYQRTTKVKWISRGISLPPPKKVDVTGPIRILFEKRAAPIMLFLAVYYAVWQMSITAMSSLFKSRYDLSDTHIGLTFIANGGGSMIGTLVTGRLLDIDYRRVKARHDAANETGDAAVTSLTAPEFPIERARLRLIPVFSLLQCLSIVVFGWTIHFPRHVPIAVPIASTFVTGWTAVSTQSLVMTYLIDVFPDRSAAASASLNLARCLLAAGGTSFVMPMVNAIGVGWAFTVCVAAQVVALIGAVVQWKYAEKWRREIRSG; encoded by the exons ATGAGCGTCAACCACACACCAGCATGCCCCCGGTCCCCAACCGAGCCCGATGAGCCGTACAGTATTTTCGACATCTGCCAGAAACGCATCATCATATTCATCGTCTCAGCAGCAGCTACTT TCTCCGGCTTCGCCTCCAACATCTACTTCCCGGCACTCcccaccatcgccgacgacctcaaCGTATCTGTCGAGCTGGTCAACCTGACAGTCACCACGTACCTCGTCTTCCAAGCCCTGGCGCCAAGCCTCTGGGGCCCCGTCTCCGACGTCAAgggccgccgcgtcgcctACTGCTGCACcttcgccgtcttcctcggcgcatgcatcggcctcgccgaggcgcgGAACTACGCCACGCTCATCACCTTGCGATGTCTCCAAAGCGCCGGGAGCGCCAGCACGATCGCCATCGGCTCGGGCGTCATCGGCGACATCACAACCCGCGAAGAGCGGGGTGGGTACATGGGCGTCTTCCAGGCCGGCTTGCTCGTTCCCGTGGCCGTCGGTCCGGTCATCGGGGGCGCGCTGGCCGGGACCCTTGGATGGCGGAGTATTTTTTGGTTCCTCGCCATCTACTGCGGCGTGTTTCTCGTGTTTCTCGTGTTCTTGCTTCCCGAGACGCTCAGGTCCACCGTTGCCAATGGCGCGAGGGTTCCTCCAAGCTGGTTTGCGAAACACCCCCTGTTCCTATATCAGAGAACCACCAAGGTCAAGTGGATATCCAGAGGCATATCTCTACCACCACCAAAGAAAGTCGACGTAACGGGACCGATACGCATTCTCTTCGAAAAACGCGCAGCCCCTATCATGCTCTTCCTCGCGGTATACTACGCCGTGTGGCAGATGAGCATCACCGCCATGTCAAGCCTCTTCAAGTCGCGGTACGACCTCTCCGACACCCACATTGGCTTGACCTTCATCGCAAACGGCGGGGGCTCCATGATCGGCACCCTCGTCACAGGAAGATTACTCGACATCGACTACCGCAGAGTAAAAGCAAGGCACGATGCAGCCAACGAGACGGGTGACGCTGCTGTCACCTCCCTCACAGCCCCGGAATTCCCCATCGAGAGggcccgcctccgcctcaTCCCCGTATTCTCCCTTCTACAATGCCTCTCCATCGTCGTGTTCGGCTGGACGATCCACTTCCCCCGCCACGTGCCCATTGCCGTGCCCATCGCATCGACCTTTGTCACCGGCTGGACCGCCGTCTCGACGCAGTCCCTCGTCATGACGTACCTCATCGACGTGTTCCCCGAccgcagcgccgccgcgagcgccagcctcaacctcgcACGATGCCTGCTAGCGGCGGGTGGCACGAGCTTCGTGATGCCTATGGTGAACGCTATCGGAGTCGGCTGGGCGTTCACCGTCTGTGTTGCTGCGCAGGTGGTGGCCCTGATAGGCGCGGTCGTGCAGTGGAAGTATGCTGAGAAATGGAGGCGCGAGATACGGAGTGGATGA
- a CDS encoding Artemis protein has translation MSTFNGLVAEFPDIRIDFFRSHAGRRPPLACFLSHIHSDHLAGLETLRSPFVYCSAATREMLLRLERYPCRLNYARGILEARVQTYKHLKNLLKPLPLETPTTLELAPGSHIQVTLFDANHCPGAVMFLIEDLHRAILYTGDVRSEPWFVNSIARNPAVIEYTSGIRTLDKIYLDTSFLKDVPFQTKAEGIAELLRKVASYPNDTVFHIQAWTYGYEQVWIALSKALRSRIHVDDYKMRMFSALTVKTSNDRFGSSVHLCPEAPALAGYVCGNTPHPGCLTRDEHVRLHSCERGNFCSVVRNASVVSIQPVVAHLGGGADIAEVGVGGGGDDLERDAELDPLSVEEMKAALKLIHETTGISAGAKSRLLEFLETGAQTGRNVSLDLDMAAFGEKNEAAILDAFQAIGQRKRNVNEETASSASDPADQLPKVITFPYSRHSSYPELCDLVRAFRPKDVWPCTVNTTEWLRNGTSIRSLFGCYCSGDTFAHDIEMGEIAHDGAGILERTESQDIDSSQSSALEAESTTLPPLQSHQVIEFGTAGVGIGTMTRKTNGESAVPQNLLEEPLRVGCHGGEARGTRDSSVSHTFTKHAHPSAVASRTRTDAYINMARNVLGGEWTPIGLLSTVDHHTAPDKDLGIV, from the exons ATGTCTACATTCAACGGACTTGTCGCAGAGTTTCCTGACATACGAA TTGACTTCTTTCGGAGCCATGCTGGCCGTCGTCCACCACTCGCGTGCTTCCTGAGCCACATCCACAGCGACCACCTGGCCGGGCTCGAGACGCTGCGCTCCCCCTTTGTCTACTGCTCTGCAGCCACGCGGGAGATGCTGCTCCGTCTCGAGCGCTACCCTTGTCGCCTCAACTATGCCAGAGGTATCCTCGAGGCGCGCGTGCAGACGTACAAGCACCTCAAGAACCTGCTCAAACCGCTGCCCCTGGAAACCCCCACCACCTTGGAGCTTGCGCCCGGCAGCCACATCCAGGTCACTCTGTTCGACGCGAACCACTgccccggcgccgtcatgTTCCTCATCGAGGACTTGCATCGCGCCATCCTTTACACAGGCGACGTCCGGAGCGAACCCTGGTTCGTCAACTCCATCGCGAGAAACCCGGCTGTCATCGAGTACACCTCGGGCATCAGAACTCTCGATAAGATCTATCTCGACACCTCCTTTTTAAAGGACGTACCGTTCCAGACCAAGGCTGAGGGGATTGCAGAGCTGCTCCGGAAGGTGGCTTCATACCCCAATGACACCGTCTTCCACATCCAAGCCTGGACCTACGGGTACGAACAAGTGTGGATCGCCTTGTCCAAGGCTCTAAGGTCCCGGATCCACGTCGACGATTACAAGATGCGCATGTTCTCCGCCTTGACCGTCAAGACATCCAATGACCGCTTCGGTTCGTCCGTTCATCTGTGTCCCGAGGCCCCTGCTCTGGCCGGCTATGTCTGTGGAAACACCCCTCACCCAGGGTGCCTCACCAGAGACGAGCACGTTCGCCTGCACAGTTGCGAAAGGGGCAACTTCTGCAGCGTTGTCCGGAATGCTAGCGTCGTATCCATACAACCAGTGGTGGCGCATctcggaggcggcgcagatATCGCTgaagtcggcgtcggcgggggcggggatGACCTGGAACGCGATGCGGAACTCGACCCCCTGTCGGTGGAAGAAATGAAGGCGGCGCTGAAGCTGATCCACGAGACGACGGGCATTTCGGCGGGTGCAAAGTCCAGGCTTCTTGAGTTCCTGGAAACCGGTGCCCAAACCGGCCGAAACGTGTCGTTGGACCTGGACATGGCGGCCTTTGGGGAGAAGAACGAGGCGGCCATCCTGGACGCCTTTCAGGCGATCGGTCAGAGGAAAAGGAACGTGAACGAGGAAACGGCCAGCTCTGCGAGCGATCCGGCTGATCAGTTGCCGAAAGTCATCACGTTCCCGTACTCTCGGCATTCGTCGTATCCAGAACTATGTGACTTGGTTCGGGCGTTTCGCCCTAAGGATGTCTGGCCCTGCACTGTGAATACTACCGAGTGGCTCAGAAACGGCACTTCCATCCGGTCTCTTTTTGGATGCTACTGTTCCGGAGACACATTCGCTCACGATATTGAGATGGGGGAAATAGCCCATGATGGTGCAGGGATCCTCGAGCGGACGGAGTCCCAAGACATTGACAGCAGTCAGTCGTCCGCACTTGAAGCCGAATCCACAACGCTGCCCCCCTTACAGAGTCATCAAGTCATTGAGTTTGGCACAGCCGGTGTCGGGATCGGGACGATGACCAGAAAGACCAACGGCGAGTCCGCTGTACCTCAAAACCTCCTAGAAGAACCACTGAGGGTTGGCTGTCATGGCGGAGAAGCCCGGGGCACGCGGGACTCGTCTGTATCTCACACCTTCACGAAGCACGCCCACCCATCTGCAGTTGCTTCACGCACGCGAACCGATGCCTATATAAACATGGCGAGAAACGTCCTCGGGGGCGAATGGACGCCTATCGGCTTGCTCTCTACGGTCGATCACCATACGGCACCGGACAAGGACCTGGGGATAGTCTGA
- a CDS encoding Major facilitator superfamily transporter, which produces MSRAGSRTGDRPASADLSGSIYLITSDGQTLKLPMPSTSPYDPLTWSLTKRLLAMGVLVLYSIVSMMETQAASLMYRSFAAEFNGNVRLPRAWSARRSERSLLSKQVDKFPLNILVSTPSTLSLGLGAFLWIPLSVAIGRRPVFLLASCFLTLATVLAANASGFYQLLGALSLQGFSAGLSLSASILIVIDLTFIDERPNALGMFWSIGLGGALLSLPSVTPLSSPGWRGFYAAWVGPCLAVFVCAFFFLPETYFVRPAVAFDGRILVQGGSEKVQMYDDWEQIPGNKVYDDSASGSTSSSTSTSAATATATATVTATGQAVPVIPETLWQGMVRRWGVRKSGAGFREMWTCYAQTMLCACNPLVFWVAILNALNFGAMLFIGETYAVVMSQPPYNLPERVISMVNPVSAIGSLLAWPVSTILTSRVARRLTLRNGGIRDAEHYLIAFLPPVLTGAGSVFLYGLTVHYKWSFIWIFVSYLINAFSAASYGIASTLWVTEAFPRWAAPAMIIVGGAGYMLSFATSYAVTPWLDSQGYLGANFELGAILLIVGGVAVPLAFWGKSLRQYIDGKWGVSEAGALRPQQTGEQHFH; this is translated from the exons ATGAGTCGCGCCGGCAGTCGCACCGGCGACCGTCCCGCCTCGGCCGACCTCTCCGGCAGCATCTACCTCATCACGTCCGACGGCCAGACGCTCAAGCTGCCCATGCCTAGCACGTCGCCATACGACCCCCTGACCTGGAGCCTGACGAAGCGCCTCCTCGCCATGGGCGTCCTCGTGCTGTACTCCATCGTCTCCATGATGGAGACGCAGGCCGCCAGCCTGATGTATCGCTCCTTTGCTGCCGAGTTCAACGGCAACGTACGTCTACCCCGAGCATGGTCCGCGAGAAGGTCTGAACG CTCACTTCTCTCAAAGCAAGTCGACAAGTTCCCGCTCAACATCCTcgtctcgacgccgagcacgctttccctcggcctcggcgccttTCTCTGGATCCCCCTCTCGGTGGCTATCGGAAGACGCCCCGTCTTCCTGCTCGCTTCTTGCTTCTTGACCCTCGCTACCGTACTAGCGGCGAATGCTTCGGGCTTCTACCAACTCCTCGGAGCGTTGAGTTTGCAAGGGTTCTCGGCGGGATTAAGCCTGAGTGCT TCGATACTCATCGTCATTGACCTCACCTTCATCGATGAGCGTCCCAACGCCCTCGGCATGTTCTGGagcatcggcctcggcggcgccctcttGTCCCTGCCGAGCGTCACGCCTCTCTCGAGCCCCGGATGGAGAGGCTTCTACGCGGCGTGGGTCGGCCCCTgcctcgccgtcttcgtgtgcgccttcttcttcctccccgaGACGTATTTCGTCCGGCCGGCCGTTGCGTTCGATGGCCGCATTCTCGTGCAGGGCGGCTCGGAAAAGGTTCAGATGTACGACGACTGGGAACAGATACCCGGCAACAAGGTCTACGACGACTCCGCCTCTGGCTCTACCTCTTCCTCTACCTCTACCTCCGCagccaccgccaccgccaccgccaccgtcaccgccaCTGGTCAGGCCGTGCCCGTAATCCCCGAGACGCTGTGGCAGGGCATGGTCCGACGGTGGGGTGTCCGAAAGAGCGGCGCGGGCTTTCGGGAGATGTGGACGTGCTACGCCCAGACGATGCTCTGCGCCTGCAACCCGCTCGTCTTCTGGGTCGCCATCCTCAACGCCCTCAACTTCGGCGCCATGCTCTTCATCGGCGAGACGTACGCCGTCGTCATGTCCCAACCGCCCTACAACCTCCCCGAGCGCGTCATCTCCATGGTCAACCCCGTCTCGGCCATCGGCTCCCTGCTCGCCTGGCCCGTCTCGACCATCCTGACGTCCCGCGTAGCCCGCCGCCTGACGCTCcgcaacggcggcatccGGGACGCCGAGCACTACCTCATCGCCTTTCTGCCGCCGGTcctcaccggcgccggcagcgtCTTCTTGTACGGGCTGACGGTGCATTACAAGTGGAGTTTTATCTGGATCTTTGTGTCCTATCTCATCAACGCcttcagcgccgcctcgTACGGCATCGCCTCGACGCTCTGGGTCACCGAGGCGTTCCCTCGCTGGGCGGCGCCCGCCATGATCATCGTCGGGGGCGCCGGCTACATGCTGAGCTTCGCCACGAGCTACGCAGTCACGCCGTGGCTCGATTCGCAGGGCTACCTGGGCGCCAACTTCGAGCTGGGCGCCATCCTGCTGATCGTCGGAGGCGTTGCTGTGCCGCTCGCGTTCTGGGGGAAGAGTCTGCGGCAGTATATCGACGGCAAATGGGGTGTGTCTGAGGCTGGAGCGTTGCGGCCGCAGCAGACTGGTGAACAGCATTTCCACTGA